The genomic window aattttcttaaataataattatggttGTCGTTATCATATGTTATTAGGTTCTAAAGAAAATGAGTTTatatcttaaataaaaataattccaaCTTAATAAATTGCATATAACATGAATTTAAGAGCGAATCTAAAAAATTTTGGGaccaaaattaaatcatatatttttacgacagtaaaaatttaatttcactattttaatagcttatatctttataatttttaaagggttaaattaaatttttatcatttttgagggagccaaagtgtaattttatcattactaatttaaaattttataaagtataaagaatctaaatgaaaaaaattccaTTTTAAGGGTTGGTGCCCTTCCAACCCCTAAATTCGCCACGGCatgaattgaaaaaataaaaaaataaaacaataattaaattttaatttggtaaaaaaattttaaaaaaaaagaacaagaaaaatattaaaataactaaatgAATTGCATTTGAAAAAAATGAGGAGATGAATTTCAAAtacttgaatttaaatttaaatttaaacttaaaaataattatattatatatttatattgagtttttaattgagttggtattaCAAGTTAATCGGGCAccaatttaattgagaaattacaaaaaattatatatctatacatatatgagCTTCTAATTGAGTTGGTATTACAAGTTAACCGGGCActaatttaattgagaaattacaaaaaaaaatatcctTTTTATATACAAAGTAACCgatgtttttatctttttttatattttttcaataaaataatacaaTGATAATATTTAAACTTAAGACACATTTTTTGTTGAGAGGTGAAGCAAAtaagttttaaagttttaatttaacaatttgaAAGAGCTTAACTTAGTTGTAATAAAAttgttataaatataatttttacataaattattttcatCCATATAATCCAATATTAATTAAGGAGataaaccttaaaaataattacatGGCATGTTAATTAAGGGGataaatatatggtttaatggtaaaatgataaaaattgaaagataaaattgaaacaaaaatatcaATCATTTTAAAATCTTACATTAAAATATGGTAATAAGATTATTTCTATATTGGGGAATCCTGACAAactcaaaataatttttgaaatgcACACCAAAAAAAAGTGATATAAGATTTCTTAAgccaaacatttaataaaaaaaataaaaaaaatcactttttacAAATCAAGCATTAAAATCACATCTTAACTCGTAAATTAAGATgctgattgagttttagctcagtTGGTATCAGCATTGTTGTCAGTAGACTTGTTCATAGGCCGGGCCGAGTCCGACCCAAAGGCCTCCTcaaaaagtgggagggtttggaaAATAATATAGactcgaaaaatgggcttaggtaaaaaaataaggcccgttttaAAACAGGTCAAGCCTCGAGTAAGATTTTTTTGCCTGAGCCTGGCCCGAATTTACTAAATGACAAAAGAaaaatctacttttttttttgttattttaatgatattttcttgttattttctctctattttgctaccattttactattttgttgttattgtttggacattgtataatactttttttattgttaattttgttattattttagagccATTTTcttattaagttgcatctatcttagtattatttaagtatacatattttttaaaatttattttcaatttgttcgaaaatatttattttaatgtttttagtatttttgatgtattatatatatttaaaaattatgtaaaaaaacaatataatataaaaaaatcttaaaatgaaCTGGCCGGGTTGGGCccgagttttagtatttttatccggaTTGGGCTTGGGGCAatattttaggcccatttttcaagGTCAGACTGGCCCGAGCCTAGCAAACGGGCCCAAATTTTTGCTGGGACACGGCTTGGCCCAgtccatgatcacctctagtttcCAATATAGGAGGATGGAGGTTCAAGTGCGctaaagcacattatcctcctatttaagagtaAGGGAGGGGCTATGGGTAAATCTAGGCATTGTATGAAAAAATAAAGATTAGGAATCGTGTTACATTTATATgaaatgaagtaaataaaaaaaaacaactaatAAATTAAGAGTATATAACCTAACTAGCCACTAAACTTTTACCATGTTTCTGTTTTGGTCATCcaattatgaaaaatttcaatttaatcaccaAACTATTTGGATTCGTTTTTTTGTTGTTGTGCCATTAAGTCTAAAATGATTGGATGACACGGCCATTTATTTCTTAGATAAACTACATGAATGATCACTCAACTATGagtgtttctattttggtcacccaactaatTCTTTTTTTGATCTAGTcactaaaatttatgaaattaaattttttaatcacCATGGCATTAAATTGATAATGGAAGTTTGATGTGGCAttttttattggcctaataacaattttttcctttaatatttataggttttatcaatttagtcttaactcttaaagaattaaataaatcaacCCTAAACATTCTTACTACTATTTGGTGCTAGAaagttttatataatttttttatttgatgctAATAAGATTTGAGTTTTTCAGCACTAGAGAACCactatttaacataaaaaaaattattatttttaaaaaaaatccaactaTTTATGATCTTTCTAGTGCTGAAAACTAAATATCTATGAGTTTTTCAATGTTGGAGAAACACCATTTAATTCACAGGAAACTGGAAACATTTGAGTTTTTCTGTGCTAATAACATAGCTAAAAGCATAAAAGAATAGGTAGAGAGAGAAAAAAGGTCaataattaggattaaattgataagtatTGTAAGTGTTGAGTaaatttattggttttttttaagaatttgaactaaattaatattgaaaggttaaatttattattaaattaataaaaaaggttACATCAAACTTAATAACTtgatgattaaaaattttaatttattcgagAAATAAAGAGACATGTCATCTAGCAGATCCAAATTTAATGACACAATAACTAAAAATGGATTCAAATAGTTAATGATTAAATAGATAGTTTGATACCCTAAAGAGGAACCcaataaaatctaataaaatctTAGTGACTAATTAGGTTGTTTACCCTAAAATCAATTATCATGCCAAATGTTTTCCTAAACAACGTGACAAAATGTGGGAAAAGCAAAACAATAATAAGCGAAGAATCAGGAAATGTGTCGCTTTCGTGGTCCAATCAACTTTCGCCAAATGGGTCATGACCCGAACCTTTCCTCCTCTAGACTGGGTCAAGCTCcgaaaaacaataataataaaaaggtttCCATTTCGAaggtaaattaaataataaaaaaaaagttaaaccaCAGATTAAAATCGTACATAGCGATTAACGAAGTTGCATGATTTGCTTACGTGGCGACAAACGGTTGGTTGATTTCATGCAGCACGTAATATCATTGCATCACTGTCACGAAGATCTATAAAAAACGACACGCAATTgaagttttgattttgatttccaaattttttttaattaacaaagGAGAATTTTCGATCGTCTTTAGAACAAGGGTTCTTGGATTGATATGATGATGGGGCTTTTAGCTCTTCTTCTTCTCTTAGCTTTTGCGTCACTGCAGCTCTTTTGCTTCGCCGATGATGATAATAATGACGATGATgtggtatttttttttttaaatctcgaATTGGTGAAGaatattttgatatgtaaaatttgaaaataagatttcttctgttctgtttttaggttTTTTATGAATCATTTGAAGAGTCATTTGAGGGTCGATGGATCGTCTCTAATAAAGATGATTATAAAGGtgagattttcttatttaattttatggAACTCTTCATTGGGATGTTTACTTACGGattgatttttatcattttatagtCTGATTTCTTCATGTTGTTTGTCCTGAAAAACATATGCATAAAACCAAGATGAAAAAATTGATCTTTGGGAAACTAGAGGGTacttaatgatttttataatcTAACATTTATGGGatccttaattttgtttttaaatcataaatttgATGATCTCATTGACAATCAATATTTTGAGGCGTTACTGGGAATTGCTAATGGAAACTAGATAAAGTATATGCTTTGTGATATGGATATGGTTTTAAAAGATAGATAGTTGTATGATGTTCATAATATATGTAGGGCTGGTAGCGTTGGGTGTAGATATTGATGTTGTTTTTGGAGCTGCAGGTTTATGGAAGCATTCAAAGAGCGAGGGCCACGAAGACTATGGTCTTCTGGTGAGTGAGAAGGCAAGAAAGTATGCAATAGTGAAGGTGGTTGATGAACCGGTGAGTCTGAAAGATGGAACCACCGTGCTTCAGTTCGAGACTCGGCTCCAGAGTGGAATCGAATGTGGTGGTGCCTACATTAAATTTCTTCGTCCTCAAGAGGCGGGTTGGAAGCCTGAGGAATTCGACAATAAATCCCCTTACTCCATCATGTTTGGACCTGACAAATGTGGGACAACAAACAAGGTGCATTTCATATTTAAGCATAAGAATCCCAAGAATGGGGAATATGTTGAACACCATCTTAAATACCCACCTTCTGTCCCATCCGACAAGCTCACTCATGTCTACACTGCAACCTTGAAACTCGACAAAGAGGTTAAAATTATGATTGATggagaggagaagaagaaggcaaACTTCTTAGCAGCCGAAGATTTTGATCCTCCACTTATCCCAGCCAAGACAATCCCTGATCCTGATGATAAGAAACCAGAGGATTGGGATGACAAAGAAAAGATTCCTGATCCAAATGCTGTGAAACCGGATGATTGGGACGAGGATGCACCGATGGAAATCGAGGACGAGGAGGCGGTGAAACCAGAAGGATGGTTAGACGATGAGCCTGAGGAGATAGATGACCCTGAGGCAACCAAGCCAGAAGATTGGGATGATGAAGAGGATGGGGTGTGGGAACCCCCAAAGATGTATAACCCAAAGTGTGCAATAGCTCCTGGTTGCGGTGAATGGAAGAGGCCAATGAAGAGTAATCCTGCTTACAAAGGGAAATGGTCTCCTCCACTAATTGATAACCCCAATTATAAGGGTGTTTGGAAGGCTAGGGAGATTCCAAACCCCAACTACTTTGAGCTTGACAAGCCTGACTTTGAGCCTATTGCTGCCATTGGTATTGAGATTTGGACAATGCAAGAAGGAATACTGTTTGATAATATATTGATAGCTAAAAACGAGAAGGTTGCCAAGTCATATCGAGAGACCAAGTGGAAACCCAAGTTTGAGGTTGAGAAAGAAAGACAGCAGGCTGAGGAAGAAGCTTCTGGTTTAGACTTCCTTGCAAGCATCAAGGTCATGCTTTTGCAAGTTTATTTATGGTATTATTTTTCGTTTACTCAATCTTGTAACATTTTAACTTAAAAGTTGGTGATTTCTTAATCTGCAGAGGAAGGTGTTTAATGCCCTATACCAGATTGCTGATATTCCTTTCTTAAGCAACTACAAGCCTCAAATTCTCGTAAGTTCACGTAATATGCTGTTTCTCATATGCAATATCAGTATTTCATTGGTCGAGAGCGGAAAAGCCAGAAAATTTTGTTAGgacagaaattaaattataatttttatgatagttacaatgtaatttttaaagaattaaattaaaattgttttatttttagagaagtttaaaataaaattttacctttactaatttaaaattttaaaaaatttaaatggtgGAGCCTACCAGCTCCCTCTTAGATTCGCGGATGACATCTGAATTTTGAGTTTTTCACTTTAGGATCACATTAAGAAGGCTGAGAAACAACCAAACCTCACCATGGGAGTCCTAGTCTCTACTGTCGCCATTATCCTCACGATTTTCTTGAAGCTCATTTTTGGTGGCAAGAATCAGGTTGGTCTATGTTTCTCTATTCTGCCGCTGTTTGTATATATGTTATTCAAGTTCGGATTTGACATTTGTCCGGAAATGTGCCCGACATGGATGTGTTTAATACCCTTTTCAAGAATGCAAGGTCCTTTGAAAATCCTTGGAAGATTATATCCGTAATGGATACTTTAAGAACTAGGGTTGTTCTTATTCCCTTGGTTAATGCTTGTGCAGCAATGCCCAAGAATAGAAACGAAACCAGTACCCGTGGTCGCTGAAACATCAGATGATCAAGGAAGCGATGGAGAAAAGGTTGAAAAGGCAGAGAAAAATGAAGCTGCTGCTGCTGCACGACGAAGGAGGCGTGAAACataatataaaaaggaaaaaagtctTTAAAACAGAGTGGTCGGTGATCATCAGTTCCAATTGTGGCTGATTTTTGGGCTTTTAGGTGGTTTTCCCTTTGTAGCTGAAACTTGGTTTTTAACTTTTTGGATATTAGAATTTCCCTTATATTCAACATGTAATATCTTTTTGCTGTTGAGTTCAATGACATGAGGAATCCCCAATTAGAAAAGGATCGTTGGttggttatatgaaatgttttCTATGTGAAACGTTAACTTACAAAATGGCTGAGAATTAGAAGTAAATGTAGAGCCCTCCATACATTGTTACTTTTCAActagatttttttaaatgtaaattttctTTGTAACGACTTTTCACCAAATTGAACCTTCCGAAATAATATAACTTCACAAAATTTTTAGAATGTGCTCTCGTCAATTAATTGGTATAACTAATAATAGAACCATCAGATGTCAagaacaaattttaaaaactacagAAACCTTTATTAGGAACAAGCACCCCCCCCCTCTCTCACAAAAGATAATTTATATTCCAAAAAAGTCTTCAACCTAAAACTATATGTtcgtaacttttaaaattaattttgtgcTCTTGGTAATCACATGTCAGTACTATTTTcgtgtttttaaaattaataaatctaCTCAATTCACAATTATTTGATCAATGAGTTTCCCGCATTGACCTATTGTCACATGACAATTAAGTTACTCTCGTCGAACTGTTACATTGACTTAATGCATTCTGACATTCAAACCAATacttacaaataaataaaaagaagaaatttcCGTACCATAGAAATATCCAAAATAAACATAGATTAAAAACTCTATCCAACgggaatttgaaaaaaaaaatgttccTATCGGTCTCCCACATGGAAACATAACAGAAATGCTACTGTTCACcttatttaaacatgtattaaaaaaattgtctctcgtaatgtaaaaaaaaaaaaaaattttaaaaaaagagtcaaaatttAAGCATGTTATGGTTGAGATTTTTCTTTCGGGGAGCTCTTGTAACTCTTCAAACGAGAATGATCCACACCTATAACTTAGAACTCTTTAGATGTTTAACCCCAAAAAgtgattgataaaaaaattacaataccTAACGCCGACCTCCGGTTTTCTTAGCCGCAACTGGCGGAAGTAAATCCTCATCATCCGACTCCACATCTCCATACTGCCACATTCCACGCCGACCAGTTTTCGCTTCCTCCTGACACTCTTCCAATTTATTAAGCATCACTTTTCTCTCCTTCGATTCCCATTTCTTCCTCTTCTCCAACCTAGCAAGACCGTCCtgcaaataaaacaaacaaataacacGCTCGTAAGATTTAAGAAATTCGATACAGAAATTAGTAAATGGTTGACACTGTTTTGTCACAGCAAGGATGACCTGGATATAACCCTCTAAATTCATGAAAATCAAACCTTTAAACATATCAGAATTTTTAAAAGAATCAGAGGTTGAGTAGAACAGAGAAGGGATAATTTATTGTTCAAACCTTCAGCATTGCTGCATTGATGCTATCCTCCGGGTCCTCGGTAAAGAGGGTTACAACGAGACAAGTACCAGTTCCCTGCCCCTTGACTTTTCCCCCAGAGGCATCCCTTTCCTCTATCACTGCCTTGAATTGCAGTGAACTTCCTAATGTCTGCTCACTCAAAAACTGGGCAGCCTCAGTACCCAATTCATCATCGAGGCTTGGAACTTTCAAAAATGCAAGACTGCATAACTGAGCAAGCCCAGGTGTTGCTGATAATGAAGCATCAATAGGCCGTAATTGATTGTAGGGAACCAACTCTTGGTTTCCATAATCGAGATAAAACACTTCAAACCTGTCATTTGAAGACTGAACTCCTCCTCGAGGTGCATTGACAATCTTCACCCGTCAAACAAGATGCTTTCAGTACCAAAAATGAAAAGAGAAGTGAAAGGTGAAAGCACAAACATGTCAAATGGCACACGAATATGCATAATATGCGGGACAACCATGATTCTTGATTTTAGAACATTGAGAACCAGTGTTTCACAATTTGTCCTGTtagattcaaaatattttagaatgCCTTTAATATTTAAATCTTGTTATGGGTTCAAAATTAACTATGCCAGACGgacttttggaaaattttggcaTTCCTCACCCCCACCATCCTTTAAACAATAACAGGAGGCACAATATGAAACCAATTGAAAATTCCGCAGCCAAAACCATTCAAATAAAGGATTACAAAAAAAAGAACATATTCAGGATCAAGTTTACCGAACTAACCAGTGCACGGTTCCATGAGTTATCCATGCTAAACTGAGCAAGGACAGCATCGCCCTTCTTAGGATTAAAAGCACCAATCACAGGAGCCTCTTGGATATTTAAAGATGCAAGCTGTTTCTGAATAGAAGATACTCTCTGATCTCCAACTGTTTGGACGTAAAATTTTCCACCGTTCAATACTTCAGTAATAACAACCTGAAAATAACAAGAAGAATAAGTTATTTCTAGTTAAGTTCATGATTCAGTCAGATAGGTATTATTTTTAGTTAAGTTCCTAGAGCACCTCCAGCAATTCCTTTTGTTTGTTCTCTACAGGGGCGGATCCATTGGAAACTTCCTCCCCTTCAACATAGTTCTCCCAAATCTGCAATTAGAAGTTCAAAGATAATAAAGCCAAAAAGTTTCATTAAGCATTACCAAAAGAATATGCGTGATAAAGATAAGTCCATCAGCTACTTACTTTCAGTTTCTGCCTCTTGGCGGATTGTTCAGCCTGTTCGAGAAGATGAGCATCAGGAATCCTGTCAGCACCAAATGAAGTTTGTAGCTTTGCCAGGCCAGCTTCAACTAGTGTCACAGCCATATTGGTTCTGGACTCCCACAAAGACCCCAAAAATGTTCCAGTTCTATCGACAGTTTCCACTTCAATCTATGTAGAAAAACATACATTtgtaaaaagggaaaaacaagaTCATGGCAGACAAGCAATTCAAACAGAATCCATACCTCCACATCTCTCTGCATGATCTTCCGTCTCATTACTGCTATGGCTTCATCTGAATATGGTTCATCACGACCAGGACATCTGACACCAGAAAATGAGAAGGCAATGCTACAAGTTTCCTTAGGGATCAACAACTTAAAACGATGACCGCTTAGGACATATTCCACAATAGCTGGTATCCTCTTGTGAAGCAGGAAATGCAAGAAATCTCTAGCTTTCTTGGCTGGTGCCTGAGAGTAGGGAAGACAGTATATGGATATTAGAATTTAGATTCGAAATACAATATACAAACAAGAAAATGAATAACATAAAGAGATACAATTGCCAACCATTGTGAGGTCTTGTATGTGCGTGACTGGAGGATCCTTGGCAGAATGGATTCCTTTCTTCCCAGAAATCGCACGTAATTCAGCTGCCAAAAGGGCATCATAATAGTTTGATCTTTCCTCAAAATCCCTATGTCTTATCACTGAGCCAAAGCCACGTCCAACCACCAACTCTGCAACATTCAAGCCAGGTGGCTGACTACCAGCTGTGGATGGGAGTGCGGCAGGAGCATCATCACCATCACCCTTAGCAGGAGACATTAGGAAGACTGAGCCGAAATCCATTACCCTTGAATCTGCAGGTGCAGCAGCAGCTATAGCACCATCTGCCATGGGAACCTTCCTTGAATATTCCATTTCTACAGTCACCTGAGAAAAGTATATTGACATATGATGAATAAAGGTTCCTAACAGTAACAAAATaagattttaaagaaaaattactcAAACCTGTTTTCCAATAAGGCGTGTTCTCAAAAACTCTCTTGCTTCCCGGGCATAAGCAGCCGGCTTTTCATCTCTACGAGGATTGCCAATTTTTGGACACCTAATGCTTGAAAGATTGACTCGGCGCTCTGCAAGAGGACTGCCATATGGGACAGAATCATCAGCCACAACAATGCAGTCCCCGCTAACAACCTCCACAACCTAAGTTGAAAAGTCATACTATTATAAATAGTTACAAAAAAGCCAAAAATCATATACTAGTTGTACAAGAAACTTGcatgaaaaagtaattaaaaaaactGCTGCTATTACCTTTCCTGTGAAGTTTTGGTCACGGATTGCCTTTGAGCTTGTAGCTGGGGGTACATAATTTGTCCAGATTCTTAGCCGAGTCTTCTTGGCTTCAAGCTCTGCAGCCTTCAACCGCCGTTTGGCATCATCTTCCATCATATTAGCACTCCATTCAACATATTTTGCTAGACCCTTTATTGTAAGAAGAAATTGTTAGATTCAGAAAGGAGGGGTGGGAAGCAAGCTTAAAAGAATTCAATCATTCAGAATAtgcaaacaaaaattaaagataaaaaagatgCATATAGTGTTTTATACAATTTCTAGTATGAAAGAAATCTGCTAACCAAAGAAACAGTTTAATTGATTATATGCCCAAGGCATCACATAAAGTAGTATCATAACTACACTAAGATATAGGTACAAATAGCTTCTAACTTTAAATTTGCATAGTGGATAGGAAAAACAAAGTAAGCTAGAGATTTAAAACAGCTCATTGGAGAAAACAGCTAAAGAAATATTTAAGAGAGGATTAAAGATATAGAAAAAATCAATCTCAGTAAAAGATCTGAAATCAAGAAAATATTCTtttaccaataaatcatgaccaacaaaatgagaaagaagagaaaaaaatcaagttccTTGCACATAAACACTTAAGACACAGCCCCAACAACAATCTCAAAC from Gossypium hirsutum isolate 1008001.06 chromosome D12, Gossypium_hirsutum_v2.1, whole genome shotgun sequence includes these protein-coding regions:
- the LOC107946628 gene encoding calnexin homolog, whose protein sequence is MMMGLLALLLLLAFASLQLFCFADDDNNDDDVVFYESFEESFEGRWIVSNKDDYKGLWKHSKSEGHEDYGLLVSEKARKYAIVKVVDEPVSLKDGTTVLQFETRLQSGIECGGAYIKFLRPQEAGWKPEEFDNKSPYSIMFGPDKCGTTNKVHFIFKHKNPKNGEYVEHHLKYPPSVPSDKLTHVYTATLKLDKEVKIMIDGEEKKKANFLAAEDFDPPLIPAKTIPDPDDKKPEDWDDKEKIPDPNAVKPDDWDEDAPMEIEDEEAVKPEGWLDDEPEEIDDPEATKPEDWDDEEDGVWEPPKMYNPKCAIAPGCGEWKRPMKSNPAYKGKWSPPLIDNPNYKGVWKAREIPNPNYFELDKPDFEPIAAIGIEIWTMQEGILFDNILIAKNEKVAKSYRETKWKPKFEVEKERQQAEEEASGLDFLASIKRKVFNALYQIADIPFLSNYKPQILDHIKKAEKQPNLTMGVLVSTVAIILTIFLKLIFGGKNQQCPRIETKPVPVVAETSDDQGSDGEKVEKAEKNEAAAAARRRRRET
- the LOC107946630 gene encoding ribonuclease TUDOR 1; this translates as MAALAAGRTGWYKGRVKAVPSGDSLVVTAMASNRPGPPPEKTITLASLIAPRLARRGGIDEPFAWESREFLRKLCVGKEVTFRVEYAVPSIGREFGSVYLGDKNVAILVVSQGWAKVREQGQQKGEASPILSELLRLEEQAKQQGVGRWSKVPGAAEASIRDLPPSAIGDPSNLDAMGLLAANKGKPIEGIVEQVRDGSTVRVYLLPDFQFVQVFIAGIQSPSMGRRAVAETVVETDLTSDDQNGDASAEPRAPLTSAQKLSASTVAATEVSPDPFGPEAKHFTEVRCLNRDVRIVLEGVDKFSNLIGSVYYPEGETAKDLALELMENGLAKYVEWSANMMEDDAKRRLKAAELEAKKTRLRIWTNYVPPATSSKAIRDQNFTGKVVEVVSGDCIVVADDSVPYGSPLAERRVNLSSIRCPKIGNPRRDEKPAAYAREAREFLRTRLIGKQVTVEMEYSRKVPMADGAIAAAAPADSRVMDFGSVFLMSPAKGDGDDAPAALPSTAGSQPPGLNVAELVVGRGFGSVIRHRDFEERSNYYDALLAAELRAISGKKGIHSAKDPPVTHIQDLTMAPAKKARDFLHFLLHKRIPAIVEYVLSGHRFKLLIPKETCSIAFSFSGVRCPGRDEPYSDEAIAVMRRKIMQRDVEIEVETVDRTGTFLGSLWESRTNMAVTLVEAGLAKLQTSFGADRIPDAHLLEQAEQSAKRQKLKIWENYVEGEEVSNGSAPVENKQKELLEVVITEVLNGGKFYVQTVGDQRVSSIQKQLASLNIQEAPVIGAFNPKKGDAVLAQFSMDNSWNRALIVNAPRGGVQSSNDRFEVFYLDYGNQELVPYNQLRPIDASLSATPGLAQLCSLAFLKVPSLDDELGTEAAQFLSEQTLGSSLQFKAVIEERDASGGKVKGQGTGTCLVVTLFTEDPEDSINAAMLKDGLARLEKRKKWESKERKVMLNKLEECQEEAKTGRRGMWQYGDVESDDEDLLPPVAAKKTGGRR